From Hydra vulgaris chromosome 07, alternate assembly HydraT2T_AEP, a single genomic window includes:
- the LOC136082587 gene encoding uncharacterized protein LOC136082587, protein MAQKAGVRIRRNELMVLAVNGEFVKTEGEATVTLIIEGKKLKTSVMILKSVVNGIDAIIGMDVINRYGGVHLYNGKIEFGFVSIHAEKQAVGIKDKDFDAYFDGTKWTAKYKWKQGQPQLRNSVAQYKVKPQLLHQFNDEMDVWVKNGWLKPCNKEEKSTIGIVPLMAVEQENKGKIRPVLDFRELNQYVNSHNASSDACDEKVRKWRTVGDKFATLDLRCAYMQIHIDPSLWEHQKVVYKEEKYYLTRLGFGLNSAPKIMSSVLGSVLNLNAGISEATDHYIDDIIVNLEKTSETWNIIPKSQNIKTEKVTRRKLFSICGHLLGHYPVGGWLRIACSFIKRHSKGNTWDDLIGDQAQSCHLALYIIPKSQNIKTEKVTRRKLFSICGHLLGHYPVGGWLRIACSFIKRHSKGNTWDDLIGDQAQSWLIEILCRLEVCDSVRGKWNAKGIQNGATLWCDASSMAIGVAIEYDGVIVEDAAWLRSINDVMHINIAELDAVVRGINLAAKWDIKNLSVFTDSVTVHGWLKSMLTESHRIRSNALSEMLIKRRLSLLQDLIKEYNINITLKWVPSSKNKADVLTRVPKTWLNELSRRSTKELCGVSIAEEIRNCHSKHHFGVNRTMFTVQRRLLHVLRKDVEECVRKCCQCNSIDPAPIKWENGVLDVPDTWYRVACDVTHYKGSPYLTMIDCGPSRFAIWRKLPREDTKNVVSQLESVFREHGPPQELLMDNGAVFKSSEFSNICEKWCVKKKYRCAYRPSGNGIVERNHRTVKRTAARAQICPLLAVFWYNATPTVGTNEESAPASQKNKYVWRLPIQEEKNTETQES, encoded by the exons ATGGCTCAGAAAGCCGGTGTTCGTATCAGAAGAAATGAACTAATGGTGTTGGCTGTTAATGGAGAATTTGTGAAAACGGAGGGAGAAGCTACAGTAACATTGATAATTGAAGGAAAAAAGCTCAAAACATCAGTAATGATTCTGAAAAGTGTTGTCAACGGTATTGATGCTATTATTGGTATGGATGTCATTAATCGCTATGGAGGAGTGCATTTGTACAATGGAAAAATTGAATTTGGTTTTGTTTCAATTCATGCAGAGAAACAAGCTGTTGGTATAAAGGACAAGGATTTTGATGCTTATTTTGATGGTACAAAGTGGACTGCTAAATATAAATGGAAACAAGGTCAACCACAACTGAGAAATTCTGTCGCGCAGTACAAGGTGAAACCCCAGTTGTTACATCAATTTAATGACGAGATGGACGTATGGGTAAAAAATGGCTGGTTGAAACCATGcaacaaagaagaaaaaagtacaATAGGGATTGTCCCGTTAATGGCTGTTGAGCAGGAAAATAAAGGAAAGATACGACCTGTTCTAGATTTTCGCGAATTGAATCAGTATGTTAATTCACATAATGCCTCAAGTGATGCATGTGATGAAAAAGTTAGAAAATGGAGAACTGTTGGTGACAAATTTGCAACGCTTGATCTTAGATGCGCCTATATGCAAATACATATTGATCCGAGTTTGTGGGAGCATCAGAAGGTAGTCTACAAAGAAGAAAAATACTATCTTACACGTCTTGGTTTTGGGTTAAATTCTGCCCCAAAAATAATGTCTTCAGTCTTAGGCAGTGTGTTGAATCTTAATGCTGGTATTAGTGAAGCAACAGACCACTACATTGATGACATAATTGTCAATTTGGAAAAGACATCA GAAACGTGGAACATCATTCCAAAGTcacaaaatatcaaaactgaAAAAGTAACACGAcggaaacttttttcaatatgtGGACACTTATTAGGTCACTATCCTGTTGGAGGGTGGCTTAGAATTGCCTGCAGTTTTATAAAACGTCATAGTAAAGGAAATACTTGGGATGATCTAATCGGAGATCAAGCTCAGTCATGTCATTTAGCATTATACATCATTCCAAAGTcacaaaatatcaaaactgaAAAAGTAACACGAcggaaacttttttcaatatgtGGACACTTATTAGGTCACTATCCTGTTGGAGGGTGGCTTAGAATTGCCTGCAGTTTTATAAAACGTCATAGTAAAGGAAATACTTGGGATGATCTAATCGGAGATCAAGCTCAGTCATGGTTAATCGAAATATTGTGTCGATTAGAAGTTTGTGATTCTGTGAGAGGGAAATGGAATGCTAAAGGGATTCAAAATGGAGCAACATTGTGGTGTGATGCTAGCAGCATGGCAATAGGGGTTGCTATAGAATACGATGGCGTAATAGTTGAGGATGCAGCCTGGCTTCGAAGTATAAATGATGTTATGCATATTAATATTGCTGAATTAGATGCTGTGGTGCGTGGGATAAACCTAGCTGCTAAGTGGGATATAAAGAATTTGTCGGTGTTCACTGATTCAGTAACAGTTCATGGATGGCTAAAAAGTATGCTGACTGAAAGTCATAGGATTCGATCAAATGCATTATCAGAAATGCTTATTAAAAGAAGACTTTCTCTATTGCAAGAcctaataaaagaatataatataaacatcaCGTTAAAATGGGTTCCGTCCTCCAAAAACAAAGCTGACGTGTTGACAAGAGTTCCAAAGACTTGGTTAAATGAGCTTTCACGAAGAAGTACTAAAGAGCTATGTGGAGTAAGTATTGCTGAAGAAATTCGTAATTGTCACTCAAAGCATCATTTTGGCGTTAATCGGACAATGTTTACAGTGCAACGAAGACTTCTGCACGTATTAAGAAAAGATGTCGAAGAATGTGTTCGCAAATGTTGTCAATGTAATTCAATTGATCCAGCGCCAATAAAATGGGAAAATGGAGTGCTAGATGTACCAGACACATGGTACCGAGTTGCTTGTGATGTGACTCACTATAAGGGGTCGCCATATTTAACAATGATTGACTGTGGACCAAGTCGGTTTGCAATTTGGAGAAAGTTGCCTCGCGAAGATACCAAAAATGTAGTAAGTCAATTGGAATCCGTATTTAGGGAGCATGGCCCGCCGCAAGAACTGTTAATGGATAATGGAGCGGTGTTTAAATCTAgtgaattttcaaatatatgtgAAAAATGGTGTGTTAAAAAGAAGTATAGATGTGCATATAGACCATCAGGAAATGGGATTGTTGAGCGTAACCACCGCACAGTAAAACGAACAGCTGCGAGGGCACAAATATGTCCTTTATTAGCGGTATTTTGGTACAATGCAACACCAACGGTGGGAACAAACGAGGAATCTGCACCTGcttctcaaaaaaataagtACGTTTGGCGTCTGCCAATTCAAGAGGAGAAAAACACTGAAACTCAGGAAAGTTAA